The Aminivibrio sp. genome includes the window TTGAAGGAGAGAAGGGCATCGGCCACCTCGAGGACATTCCCCACGCCCATTTCGTACCGTCCCTCGGCGAGGGTAAGGTTTTCCTGGGCCTGGCGGACGAGCAGTTCGGCGGCGGGAATGCGGGCCTCCGCCTCCCGGACGGAGAGGAGGGCGGACCGGACCTCATACCGGACGGTCTGCTCCAGCTTTTTCAGGGAAGCCTCCAGGCCGTCCGAGGAGGCCCGTGCCTCGGCGATTTTATACTCCGTCAGTCCCCCGTTGAAGACGGGAACAGAGATGGTGATCCCCGCGCCGAAACTGTCGTCGGGAGGAAGGCCCGTGCCTGAAAGTCTGGCGGAGCCTGTGACCGATATGGTGGCGGCGTCGCCCTTTGCGGCGATGGAGATGCCCAGTTGTCCCGCCTCCCTCTTCAGCCGGGCGGACCGGATGTCGGGCCGGTTCTCCAGGGCCTGTTCCAGGGCGAAGGCTTCTCCGGGGATGTCCCGCGGGGAAAGAAAATCCGACACGGGGCGGACATTGTCCAGGGGAACGCCCACGGCTCTCGAAAGGGCTGCCCTGGCTGTTTCAAGGGAGGATTCCGCCGAGACCAGATCAATTTTGGCGTTGCTCAGGTCCACCTCGGCCTTGGTGACGTCGAAACGGGCCTTGGCGCCGGCCTCGTAGAAGCCCTTGGCCCTGTCGAGGTGCCGCTGGTAGTTCCTGACAGCCGACGCTGCCTGACCACGCTTGCTTATGGCGAGGAGGAGTCCGTAATAGGCCTCCTTGACGCCGGTGCGCACGGAGAGCACGGTTTCCCGCTGCGACTCGGATGC containing:
- a CDS encoding TolC family protein is translated as MDKRNFAPVFLVFLAVFIFSGTLFAEERAISLEECLALAEANHPALDEARAALAGQQAKLGQVRAGNALKGNLSASGSRDSGSDGSYSTSFSVSKLISDSGKNALERKSQEVSVDAASESQRETVLSVRTGVKEAYYGLLLAISKRGQAASAVRNYQRHLDRAKGFYEAGAKARFDVTKAEVDLSNAKIDLVSAESSLETARAALSRAVGVPLDNVRPVSDFLSPRDIPGEAFALEQALENRPDIRSARLKREAGQLGISIAAKGDAATISVTGSARLSGTGLPPDDSFGAGITISVPVFNGGLTEYKIAEARASSDGLEASLKKLEQTVRYEVRSALLSVREAEARIPAAELLVRQAQENLTLAEGRYEMGVGNVLEVADALLSFNSAAVSRFQALHDYSTSLAFLEKTLGGEFE